The following proteins are co-located in the Silene latifolia isolate original U9 population chromosome 1, ASM4854445v1, whole genome shotgun sequence genome:
- the LOC141586031 gene encoding protein FAR1-RELATED SEQUENCE 5-like yields the protein MIEFRYNGDGYVVFRFREWHNHRLCSLRNQQFQKKHRHLHLYHKKTIIDHSRVNQGPTRAFRNVKEYVDGYENVGAQLVDFKNFGRDIKCFIGDRDAQLFVNYFEDKRDTSEGFYFAYEVDSGKCLVRAFWCDAESRRNYALFGDYITYDPTYKFNKYCWAAISRETDFVGRLNAIVWDAELEPLEFEEKWCQLVNEHNLDGNSWLSTMFRKRRKWIPAYFRDVPMGCLLRTTQRSESQNNFFKRFENAHGTLVEFLMRFQSAIDVQRHTQKQLDRDDDCTLPQLATSLKLEAHASKVYTNAAFSDFQVEASASICSLSVGGFTPPANGVELIGIADARSQKTYQVVYNSLTNDAECSCKLFNRKGIICRHIIWVYSENKFTLCPINTFLCGGPRMHIRSLFMVHLGETQSAIRVNDQRAGVGDASWVRFLNEVRILPPRQAKNKGSGKRMISKKQQCIAKAEKPKRLCRNCKQMAHHDKRIVLMLLYLMPTISTQDPLLRVTDRDIGSSDEDDDADDG from the exons ATGATTGAGTTTCGCTATAATGGGGATGGTTATGTTGTTTTTCGCTTTCGTGAGTGGCATAATCACCGTCTTTGTTCACTTAGAAATCAACAGTTTCAAAAAAAACACAGGCACCTCCATCTTTACCATAAAAAGACAATTATTGATCATTCAAGGGTTAATCAAGGGCCAACAAGGGCATTTAGAAATGTCAAGGAATATGTAGATGGCTATGAGAATGTTGGAGCTCAACTGGTTGATTTTAAGAATTTTGGAAGGGATATCAAATGTTTCATAGGAGACCGGGATGCTCAACTGTTTGTTAACTATTTTGAGGATAAACGTGATACCAGTGAAGGTTTTTACTTTGCTTATGAGGTGGATTCTGGTAAATGCTTGGTTCGTGCGTTTTGGTGTGATGCAGAGTCTCGTAGAAACTACGCTTTGTTTGGTGATTACATTACTTACGATCCAACTTACAAGTTTAATAAGTATT GTTGGGCTGCAATTTCGAGAGAGACCGATTTTGTCGGCCGTTTGAATGCTATTGTTTGGGATGCTGAGTTAGAACCTCTTGAATTTGAAGAAAAGTGGTGTCAGTTGGtcaatgagcataatcttgatGGTAATTCCTGGTTGTCAACCATGTTTAGAAAAAGGAGGAAATGGATCCCAGCTTATTTTCGTGATGTTCCTATGGGTTGTCTATTACGAACAACTCAACGTTCTGAGAGTCAGAATAATTTTTTCAAGCGTTTTGAAAATGCACATGGTACACTTGTTGAATTCTTGATGCGGTTTCAAAGTGCCATTGATGTACAgcgccatactcaaaaacaacttGATAGAGACGATGATTGTACTCTTCCACAATTAGCGACTTCTCTTAAGTTGGAAGCTCATGCTTCCAAGGTTTATACAAATGCTGCTTTCTCAGATTTTCAAGTTGAAGCTTCTGCTTCTATTTGCTCCCTTAGTGTTGGTGGCTTCACACCACCTGCAAATGGTGTAGAATTAATTGGTATTGCTGATGCCAGATCACAGAAGACCTACCAAGTCGTCTACAATTCTCTAACGAATGACGCTGAATGTTCTTGCAAGTTGTTCAACAGGAAGGGTATTATTTGTAGACACATTATCTGGGTTTACTCGGAAAACAAGTTCACACTTTGCCCGATAAATACATTCTTATGCGGTGGACCAAGAATGCACATAAGATCCCTCTTTATGGTCCACTTG GGTGAAACTCAATCCGCAATCAGAGTCAATGACCAAAGAGCGGGAGTTGGAGATGCTTCTTGGGTGCGCTTCCTCAACGAGGTGAGGATTTTACCACCTCGTCAGGCAAAGAACAAGGGTAGCGGGAAGAGAATGATCTCCAAAAAGCAACAATGCATAGCTAAAGCGGAGAAGCCTAAAAGGCTTTGTCGTAATTGCAAACAAATGGCTCACCATGATAAACGAATCGTCCTAATGCTTTTGTACCTGATGCCGACAATAAG TACACAAGATCCTTTGCTGAGGGTAACAGATCGTGATATT GGTAGTtcagatgaggatgatgatgctgatgatggtTGA
- the LOC141607481 gene encoding beta-amyrin 28-monooxygenase-like has translation MELFFLYLLVGFTLLVCLSLQILFYRDRFLLSVPNLPPGTTGWPFVGETLEFLSTGWKGQPQTFIFDRITKYTSDCFRTNILNQNMAVLCGPGGNKFLFTNENKLVTAWWPDSVNKVFPSSLQTNSNQEAKKMRKLLPQFLKPEALQRYIGIMDTVAQTHFASGWENKDDVVLVFPLAKSYTFWLACRLFINVDDPDHIPGFAEQFHHLATGIMSIPIDFPGTPFNKAIKAAKFIRRELMKISKQRKIELAENKATATQDILSHMLTVTDEDGQFMNDLDIADKIMGLLIGGHDTASAAITFIIKYLAELPHVYDAVYKEQMEIAKSKARGELLNWNDIQKMKYSWNVACEVMRLAPPLQGGFREAITDFMYAGFTIPKGWKLYWSVHSTHRDPRCFPEPEKFDPTRFEGNGPAPYTYIPFGGGPRMCPGKEYARLEILVFMHNLVKRFKWEKLLPDEKIIVNPMPVPEKLLPVRLIPHTM, from the exons ATGGAACTGTTCTTTCTATACCTTCTGGTAGGCTTCACCCTACTCGTCTGCCTTTCCCTTCAAATCCTTTTCTATCGAGATAGGTTCCTCCTCTCCGTACCAAACCTTCCTCCGGGAACAACTGGTTGGCCTTTTGTCGGAGAGACCCTTGAGTTTCTCTCCACTGGCTGGAAAGGCCAACCACAAACCTTCATATTTGATCGAATCACCAAATACACCTCTGACTGCTTCAGGACAAACATTCTGAACCAAAATATGGCCGTCCTATGTGGACCGGGAGGTAACAAGTTCTTGTTCACTAACGAGAACAAACTTGTTACCGCCTGGTGGCCAGACTCTGTTAACAAAGTCTTCCCTTCGTCCCTCCAAACAAACTCGAATCAGGAGGCTAAGAAAATGAGGAAGCTCCTTCCTCAGTTTCTTAAACCCGAGGCCTTACAACGCTACATTGGTATCATGGACACCGTTGCCCAAACCCACTTTGCCTCGGGATGGGAAAACAAGGACGACGTCGTCCTTGTTTTCCCACTAGCCAAAAGCTACACCTTTTGGCTAGCATGCCGCCTTTTCATAAATGTCGATGACCCTGACCATATTCCTGGCTTTGCTGAACAATTTCACCATTTAGCAACCGGGATCATGTCAATTCCGATTGATTTCCCGGGGACTCCTTTCAATAAGGCGATTAAAGCAGCCAAGTTCATACGAAGGGAGCTTATGAAAATCAGTAAGCAGAGGAAAATCGAGTTAGCAGAAAACAAAGCAACAGCAACACAAGACATACTCTCACATATGTTGACTGTTACTGATGAAGATGGGCAATTCATGAATGATTTAGACATTGCAGATAAAATAATGGGGTTATTGATTGGTGGACACGATACTGCTAGCGCCGCCATTACCTTCATTATCAAGTACCTTGCTGAACTTCCTCATGTATATGACGCCGTCTACAAag AGCAAATGGAGATTGCAAAAAGTAAGGCAAGAGGGGAGTTGTTGAattggaatgatattcaaaagatGAAGTACTCCTGGAATGTGGCTTGTGAAGTGATGAGATTGGCTCCTCCGTTACAAGGCGGTTTTCGAGAAGCCATCACTGATTTCATGTATGCTGGTTTCACAATTCCAAAAGGATGGAAG TTATATTGGAGTGTGCACTCAACTCATCGCGACCCAAGATGCTTCCCAGAACCTGAGAAATTTGATCCAACAAGATTTGAGGGGAATGGGCCGGCGCCGTACACATATATACCATTTGGAGGAGGGCCAAGGATGTGTCCAGGGAAGGAGTATGCGAGGTTAGAGATACTTGTATTCATGCACAATCTAGTCAAGAGATTCAAATGGGAGAAACTGCTTCCTGATGAGAAGATAATTGTTAATCCTATGCCTGTGCCTGAAAAATTGCTTCCCGTACGCCTTATTCCTCACACCATGTAA